In one window of Hemicordylus capensis ecotype Gifberg chromosome 10, rHemCap1.1.pri, whole genome shotgun sequence DNA:
- the LOC128335204 gene encoding apoptosis-enhancing nuclease-like gives MPSTSIKCAPGGTNLAKTHQGNSFMGMEGLYLECSRWDPGDFLNKALPDAKACRQNKTKSRKHQRFMARRAQEQRKLLGVERPLLISDCSESCTARDRKVSQLAKQDVGKAHKKLNVLGPVVMVSTAREPSSSRDLQSRVALMSGSETSTGSVSCLTTKKPRKCVALDCEMVGTGPVGKTSELARCTVVNYNGDVIYDKYVRPELPIKDYRTRWSGITRRHMEHAIPFRVAQKEISQILREKIVVGHAIHNDFRALKYFHPRGLTRDTSQSPLLKEKLGSPVKGSVSLKNLARELLNKNIQVSKNGHSSVEDARTSMELYRLVEVQWEQELANRHPLSPSSSPPDSGTDIDCYLEDQYWPEDINVDCK, from the exons ATGCCGTCGACTAGCATCAAATGCGCTCCAGGAGGGACGAATCTGGCAAAAACTCACCAAGGGAATAGTTTCATGGGGATGGAAGGCCTATATCTCGAATGCTCCAGATGGGATCCGGGTGATTTTCTCAATAAAGCTCTCCCAGATGCCAAAGCTTGCAGACAGAATAAAACTAAAAGCCGGAAGCACCAGCGTTTCATGGCCCGAAGGGCACAGGAGCAGAGGaaactgctgggggtggagaggccGCTGCTGATATCGGACTGCTCCGAATCATGCACGGCACGGGACCGGAAAGTTAGCCAGTTGGCAAAGCAAGATGTAGGGAAGGCCCATAAGAAGCTAAACGTGCTTGGTCCAGTTGTGATGGTTAGCACAGCAAGGGAACCGTCCTCTTCCCGAGATCTTCAGAGCCGGGTAGCCTTGATGAGCGGCTCCGAAACGAGTACAGGTTCCGTATCGTGTCTGACGACAAAAAAGCCCCGGAAGTGTGTGGCTCTTGACTGTGAAATGGTGGGCACTGGTCCTGTTGGGAAGACAAGCGAACTGGCTCGCTGTACTGTGGTAAACTACAACGGGGACGTAATCTATGACAAATATGTGCGGCCAGAGCTTCCTATTAAAGATTATAGGACTCGCTGGAGTGGAATCACCCGGCGGCACATGGAACACGCGATTCCTTTCCGGGTTGCTCAGAAGGAG ATCTCACAGATCTTGAGAGAGAAAATAGTGGTGGGGCACGCCATCCACAACGACTTCCGAGCCCTGAAATATTTCCATCCTCGAGGGCTGACGCGAGACACTAGCCAGAGTCCTCTCCTGAAGGAGAAGCTGGGGTCACCTGTCAAGGGTAGTGTCTCTCTCAAGAACCTGGCTCGGGAGCTGCTGAATAAAAATATCCAG GTCAGCAAAAATGGACACTCCTCGGTGGAAGATGCGCGGACGTCTATGGAACTTTACAGATTGGTGGAGGTGCAGTGGGAACAGGAGCTAGCCAATCGCCACCCCTTGAGTCCTTCCAGCAGCCCGCCAGATAGTGGCACGGATATTGACTGCTACTTGGAAGACCAGTACTGGCCTGAGGACATCAACGTAGACTGCAAGTGA